In Candidatus Microthrix subdominans, the DNA window GTGGCTGATCGAGGCGACGAAGTTCAACGTGTTGCCGATGGACGACCGCACCGCCGAGCGGCTCGAGCCGAAACTGGCCGGTCGGCCGACGCTGGTTCACGGCAACACCCAGAAGTTCTACCCGGGCATGGGGCGGCTGTCCGAGAACAGCGTGGTCAGCATCAAGAACAAGTCGTTCTCGGTCACCGCCGAGGTCGACGTACCCGCTGCTGGGATCGATGGCGTGATCATCGCACAGGGTGGACGTTTCGGTGGCTGGGCGGTGTACGCCAAGGACGGCCTGCTGAACTTCGCCTACAACGTGCTCGGCATCGAGGAGTTCATCGTCACCTCAGACAGCGCGATCCCCGAGGGGACCCATCAGGTTCGTGCGGAGTTCGCCTACGACGGCGGAGGGCTCGGCAAGGGCGGCGACGTCACCCTCTACTGCGACGGTGACCAGATCGGCACCGGTCGGGTCGGGGGGACCCAACCCCTGGTCTTCTCGGCCGACGAAACCACCGACATCGGCTACGAGTCGGGCACGATGGTCAGTTCGGACTACGACCTGGTGACCAGTAAATTCAACGGCAAGATCCACTGGGTGCAGATCGATCTCGGATCCGACACCCACGATCACCTCATCGATCCGGAGGATCGCCACCGGATCGCGATCTCACAGCAATAGGGGAGAACCAGCGCGTCGTCCCCCTGTCCGGCCGATCGCCGGCCGGGGGGTCGACCCTGATAAGGAGTAGCGATGACCCCCTTCCAAACCAACCTGCTGTATCTGTTCGTCGCCGGGCTCGTCGCCGGAGGGCTGGGCTATGGCATCCGCCGGTTCTTTCCGGGCATCGAGAAGGCCGATGCGGCACCGTGGGCGGCGACGCTGTCCTACGTCTCGACAGCGTTTGGCGTGGTCGTCGGCTTCTCGATCCTGTTCCTGTTCGGGCAGTTCGCCGCGGCGCGTTCCGCCGTCGGCGACGAGGCAACCTCGATCGGCACGGCCTTTGAGGAGGCCAAGCTCTTTCCCGCCGCGTCGGAGGGCATCCAGGGTGCGCTCATCTGTTACGGCCGGAGCGTGTCGGAGTTCGACTGGCCATCAATGCGGAACGATGGCGTCGGAGCGCCGCAGGTTGACCAGACGTTCAGCGATCTCGTCGCGTCGCTCGGTCAGGGCGACACGGCGACCACCGGTGCCCTCAACTCGGCCGCCGCAACCAACATGGCCTCACAGGTGGGCAGCATCTCGACCGCACGGGAGACCAGGCTCGTGGCGGCGGAGACCTCGGTGCCGACCATGCTCTGGCTGCTGTTGTTCGTCGGCGCAGCGTTCGTTGTGGCGCTGATCTTCATGGTCACCCACTCGGCCGCTCCGCTCACGCAGTCGTTGTTGCTGGGCGCTTCGGCGATCTTCACGGCAGTCCTGATCCTGCTGGTCGTCTCGCTGAGTCGGCCCTACTCGGGAGGGGGAGGCGCCGTGACGCCAAGGTTGATCGAAGAAACAACGACGTTCATGGAGGCTTCGGCCCCCCAGTTGGCAGCCCAGCCGTGCCCAGCGCCAACGGCTGACTGATCACCCGATCGGGGTGATGACCAAACGGTGATCCAGGTCCATTCTGGACCCATGTTTGCCTATGACTATCCCCTTCTATCCGTCTTCTGGACAGTGCTCTGGATCTACCTGATCTTCGCCTGGTTCATGCTGCTGTTCAGCGTCATCGCTGACATCTTCCGCAACCACGAGATGCGAGGTTTCTCCAAGGCGATCTGGCTGGTCGTCGTCATCTTGATCCCGTTCCTCGGGGTGTTGATCTATGTGTTGGCCCACGGGGACGAGATGAGCCAGCGGAAGCTGGCCGAGGCTCAGGCCCAGGACGCTGCCATGCGGTCCTATGTGCAGGATGCGGCCGGTACCCCAAGCCATGCCGACGAGATCGCCAAGTTGGCTGCGCTCCGTGACCAAGGGGCGATCACCGACGCCGAGTTTGCGGCCGGGAAGGCCAAGATCCTTGCGTGAGCAGTCCGCTTCGGCCGGCTGATGGGCTCGGATCTGCTGTCGGCAAGCCCTCAGCCCACGGGCTGGGGGCTGCCGCAGGTTCCGGACGACTGGACGGTCGTCGATACCAAGCGGGCTGGTCCGTTCGTCGTCGGCGCCCACGTCCGACGGGCCGACGGGCGCCTCGTCGAGTGGCGTGCTCGTGCCCACCGCAAGCGCCTCGGCCTTGGCCTCGGCAGGAGCGATGGGGCCGGTCCGGATCAAGTCCGTCCCGGGCCGACTGCCTCGTGTTGGTGGATGGCCGGTCTGTTCGCCGGCGGGTCCGTCTGCTTCGCCCTGGGGTCGTTGCCCCCGTTCTTCGATGGCGTTGCCCCGTCGGTCGTCGCCGCCACGTTTTTTGGCGGTTCCCTGTTGTTCACCAGTGCCAGTGCCATCCAGTACGACGAGAGTCGGGCTGCCCCAGGGGGCATCGGGCCGGCTTCGAAGCGACGCCCTATACTTCGGAGGCTGCTCGGCGTGTCGCCCAGCAGCCTCGGTTGGTGGTCAGCGGCTGTCCAGTTGGTGGGCACCCTGCTGTTCAACCTCAGCACCTTCGCAGCGATGCAGAGCGGCCTCGACACCCAGCAGGACCGCCGACTCATCTGGGCGCCGGATCTCTTCGGTTCGCTGTGCTTTCTCGTGGCCAGCGGGCTTGCATTCGTCGAGGTGAACGCCGGGCTGATGCCTCGCCCCGACGGATCGACCGGCTGGAGAATCGCTGCGCTCAACATGGTGGGTTCAATCGCGTTCGGCGTATCCGCAGTAGCGGCCCGGTACCTGCCCACCTCGGGGCAGTCGGCCAACATCGCGCTTGTCAACGCAAGCACGTTTGTCGGTGCGCTGTGCTTCCTCGGCGGATCGATGCTGCTGCCGGTCGAGGCGGCGAAGGGTGCCCCGGCAATGGCTTCGGCCGGCTGATGAGCGAGGGGCGGCGACCTGCGCCCGGTGCGGCGATGAGGCGGTGGCGGTGGTGGGCGTCGGCGCGACCGGCCGACCGCGCCGAATTGCAGACCGACGTCGTCGCCGGCCTGCCGGTAGCCATCGGGGGCGTGCCGGACGGCATGGCCGCCAGCGTGCTCGCGGGGGTGAACCCGGTCCACGGGCTGTACGCCAGCCTGGTGGCGCCGATCGCCGGTGGGCTGACGAGCAGCACCCGGCTGATGGTGGTGACCACCACCAGCGCTGCGGCGCTGGCGGCCGGGTCGGCCCTGGCACCGGTCGACCCGGCGGAGCGCACCGAGGCGCTGTTTCTGCTGACCGCGCTGGCTGGCGGGATCATGGTCGCTGCCGGGATCCTGAAGCTGGGGCGCTACACCCGCTTTGTCTCCCACTCGGTGATGACCGGGTTTCTCACCGGTGTCGCCGTCAACATTCTTTTCTCCCAGCTCAACTACCTCACCGGCGTGCCCTCGCAGGGGGGCGTGGCGATTCGCCGCGCCCTGCACGTGATCACCCATCCCGGCCTGTTCGACTGGCCGACCCTGGCCACCGGGCTCTGCGCCATCGTCATCCTGCTCGCACTCCGCCGGGGCCCGGTGGCGTCGTATGCATCGATGGTGGCGCTGGCCGTGCCGACGATTGCGCTTCAGCTGCTCGGCACGGCTGGCGTGGTGCGCGTCGGCGACGTCGGCGAGATACCGGCGGGCCTGCCGCTGCCGCATATCCCACCGTTGAGCGCCTTCTCGCTCAACGTGGTTGCCGGCGCCTTCGCGGTGGCTGCGATCGTCCTCGTTCAGGGAGCGGGGGTCAGCGAGTCGGCCCCCAACCCGGACGGAACGCCGGCCGATCCGAATCGGGACTTCATCGCCCAGGGTGCCGGCAACCTGGCCGCCGGGTTCTATCGGGGGCAGCCCACGGGTGGCTCGGTCGGCCAAACGGCCCTCAACCGCAGCGCCGGGGCCGTCGGTCGGTGGGCGGCGGTGGCGGCCGGTGTGTGGATGCTCGTCATCCTGGCCCTGTTCTCCAGCCTGGTGAAGGTCGTGCCGATGACGACGCTGGCCGCGGTGCTCATCGTGGCCGCGTACGGTGCGCTTCGCTGGGGCCGGGTGGTCACGGTGTGGCAGGCCGGTCCCAGCTCTCAGATCGCCCTGGTCGCCACCTTTGTGGCCACCCTGTGGCTCCCGATCGCGGCGGCGGTGGGTATTGGTGTGGTGCTCTCGTTGCTCCTTCAACTCAACACCGAGCTGATGGACCTCAGGGTGGTGCGACTGGTGCCACTCGAGGACGGCCACTTCGAGGAGGTCAAGGTGCCGCCTCGTCTCGAGGGACGCGGCGTGGTGCTGCTCGACGTCTACGGCAGCCTCCTGTATGCCGGCTCCCGCACGATCGAGCAGCACCTTCCCGATCCCAGCGGTGTGGACACCCCGGCGGTCGTCCTGCGGCTTCGCGGCCGATCGACGGCCGGGTCGACCGCCATGGTCGTCATCGCCGGGTATGCAGACCGCGTGGCCGCTGCCGGCGGCCACCTGTTTTTGAGCGGCGTCAGTGGCCCGGTGCTGGAGACCTTGGAACGTTCCGGACGGATCGACCTCAAGGAGAAGGTCACGGTCTTCGAGGCCGATGCGATCGTGGGTCACTCCTCCGAAGTGGCGTATCGGGCGGCCGAAACCTGGCTCGAGGATCACCCCAGTGGAGGTACGTCGTGAGCGGCGATCCAGGTCAATCCTGCTGCAGTCCGTCGAAGCAACCGTCGACGTTGAAGACGGTGCCGAGAGGTGCCCCAGCGGTGGACATGGGCGCTCGATGGGGACCGCCGGACGAGGGCCCCCCGGGGGGGGGGGGGGGCGGGGGCGGGGGGGGCCCCGCCGCCCGCGGGCCCGCGGCCGGGGGGGGGGGCCCGCCGAGTTCAGCAGGTTTGCGGATGCCACCGGCTACCGCACCAGCGCCGAAGCCGACGAGTGGTCGTTTGTGTTCGTGGGCTTGCTGCCGGACGACTTTCCCGACACCCGCGGTGTCGCTGCTGCGCCCTGATGGCGACAGGTGTTTGGCGCAGTCTTCCAGGGGACCTTCCCCGGCGGGCAGGACACCGGGGCCGACGGGGGGGGGGGGGGGGGGGACGGCTGGATTGGGACGTGCCCGGTGACCGCGTTTCAACCCAACGGGTTTGGGCTCTTCAACATGACCGGCAACGTGTGGGAGTGGTGTTCGGACTGGTTCTCCGCCACGACCTACTCGATGGCCCCCAGAGCCGACCCTCAGGGGCCCGTCTGGGGTGAACGTCGGGTGACGTGGGGCGGGTCCTACCTGTGTCACGACTCCTACTGCAACCGCTACCGGGTTGCGGCCCGCAACTCGAACAGCCCGGACAGTTGCTCCGGCAACATCGGCTTCCGGGTGGTGACGTCCGGGGCCTGACCCGCCTGGGGGCCACACGACTGCGCCCGACGCTCGGTGAGCGTCGGGCGCAGGTCATGCGTATTCGTCGTGTGGCTTTCCGACCGGGGCCGGAAAGCGGATCAGTTGGCGCGCAGCTCGCCGCCATGCACGATCAGCGCCCAGATGACGAGGGCATCGATCACGATGATGATGATCGCCCAGAAGGGGTAGACGGGCAGCCACAGGAAGTTGGCAATCATGCTGACGGCGGCGACGATCACTCCGAGTGTGCGAGCCAGGATGTTGCCGGTGAACAGCCCGAATCCAGCCAGCACGACGAGGGCGCCGATGATCACGTGCAGCCAGCCCCAGCCGGTGAGGTCCAGAAAGACGGCGTTGGTGTTGCCGAAAACCACCCAATTGTCGTTGAACAGTGCGATGAACCCGTAAATGATGCTCAGCGTGCCGCCGATGAGCAGCATGGTCCCGGCAAAGTAGATCCAGCCGGTCCAGCCAGTTCGCTCCTCGGTCTGCGTCATGCGTGTGTCGGTCATGGTTTCTCCTCCGTGTTGGATACTCCTAGGACCGTAGAGACGGGGGTCGGTCTCGTCGTCGCCCAGATAGGGTGATCGCGCTCACATCGGCGGCCTTGCTGCGCTTCTGCCGGCGCAACGGCGCCCGGTTGCTCGACATCCCGTGGGTTCAGCCGCGCCTGTCCCCGGCCGGCGCCCGAGTGCAACACATGTTGCTGGTCGACCTGCTTGCCGGGTCCGAGCGAGCGTTGCCGAGTGCAACCCGGGGTCGGTGGATCGAGGGCTACTACCTGGCCGCCGAGGGCGCTGTACCCACCGATCCGACATTCCAGGCCCTGTGGTCACGCGTGTTCGCCCATGATCCCGTCGGCTTCGGTGCGATTGAGAACCCGGAAGTCGAGCCGCTCGACCTCAGCGGCGTCGATCCGTAGAGGTGGGCGGCTGCGAGGCGTCGGCGGTTGCCTGGTCGGACCGCGGGTCCGGGTAGTAGCGGCGCTTCGCCCAGAGAGCGACGTACACCAAGGCGACGAGGACGGGAACCTCGATCAGCGGGCCGATCGTGCCGGCGAGGGCTTGGCCGCTGGTGACCCCGAAGACCGAGATTGCCACCGCTATGGCCAGCTCGAAATTGTTGCCGGCGGCAGTGAAGGCGACCGAGGCGTTGCGGTCGTAGGGGAGGCCGAGGCGGTAGCCGGAGAAGAACGACGCGAACCACATGACGGCGAAGTAGATGAGGAGCGGGACGGCGACACGGGCGACGTCGAAGGGCCGGTCGGTGATCTGTTCCCCCTGAAGCGCAAACAGGATCACGATCGTGAACAGCAGGCCGTACAGGGCGATCGGGCCGATGCGAGGCAGGAAGCGCTGCTCGTACCATTCGGTGCCCTTGCGCTTCTCGCCCAGCATGCGCGTGAGAAACCCGGCCAAGAGCGGAATCCCCAGAAAGATCAGCACCGATCGGGCGATCTCCCACAGACCGACGTCGAGGGCCTGCGTGTCGAGGCCGAGCCAGCCGGGCAGCACGGTGAGGTAGAACCAGCCGAGCACGGAGTACATGACGATCTGAAACGCCGAGTTGATCGCAACCAGCACCGCGCCCAGCTCACTGTTGCCGCACGCCAGGTCGTTCCAGATGAGCACCATGGCGATGCAGCGGGCCAGCCCGACGATGATCAGTCCGGTGCGAAGTTCCGGCAGGTCGCCGAGGAAGACCCAGGCCAGCGTAAACATCAGGGCGGGGCCGATGACCCAGTTCATCACCAGCGACAGGCCGAGGGTGCGGTGATCGCCGAGTTGTTCGCCGATGCGACGGTACCGGACCTTGGCCAGCACGGGGTACATCATCGCCAGCAGGCCGACGGCGATCGGCACCGAGACCGTGCCGATCGTGATCGTGTCCAGCCAGTCGTTGAGGTCGGGCAGCGCCCGCCCGAGGCCCAGCCCGGCCACCATCGCCAGGCCGATCCAGACCGGGAGGTAACGGTTGAGGGTCGACAGCCTGGTTGGGTCCGTGGATGTGGGGTCGGCCACCAACGTGTCGCTCACTGCGGGGCGCAGCACGGCGCGCCTGCGTCCTTGGCGATGACGGTGTTGGCCATCTGTTCGGCGTCGCCGGTTTTGACGTACACCTCCCATGGTGCGCCGTCGGGATCGCCGACCCAAGTCTCGGTCTTGAGCGCATAGCAGCAGGTGGTGTCGTCCACGCCGGTGGTCTCAAGGCCGTCGTTTGTCAGACGTCCCTCGGCTGCGAGCACTTCCTCCGCTGTCTCGACCTCGACCCCGAGATGGTTCAGGGTGCCCCCGTCGTCCCCCTCGATCAGCACCAGCTTCAGCGGTGGGTCGGTAATGGCGAAGTTGGCGTAGCCCGGCCTGCGCTTGTTCACGTCGGTGTTGAACAGTTTGGAGTAGAACTCGACCGCCTGGTCGAGGTTGGAGACGTTCAGGGCGAGCTGGACACGTGACATGGGGGCGCTCCTCGGGCGTTGGGGTGGGGTAGATTGACGGTTGTCGATGTGATCATCGTACCCATACATCGACGCTCGTCAATGTAAACGGGGGTCGGCGGCACGTGGGGAGGAGCTTGATGAGCGCTGCCGGCCGGATTCGTGAGGACGCCCCGGCCACCTGCTGCTCGTCGGTGACGGAGGTCCCGCTGGGCGACGCCGAGGCCACCTCGCTGGCCCGGACCTACGCCGCCCTGAGCGACCCGGTCCGCCTGAGGCTCCTCAGCCTGATCGCGTCCGCTGGGGAGATGTGCTCGTGCGACCTCGTCGAGCCGCTGGCCAAGAGCCAGCCGACGGTGAGCCATCACACCAGAATCCTGGCCGAGGCCGGTTTGATCGACGGCGACAAGCGGGGCCGCTGGGTCTATTGGAGGGTGTCGCCCAAACGGTCCAACTTCGTCAGCCAGGTACTCGGCGGCTGAGTGCCGCGTGCCTCGAGTCGTCCCACTTGGCGGTTGCGACATCCTGCGTCCAGCGTTGTCCCGCCAGGAACCGCTTGTCTCAACCGGTTGGCAGGCGCAGGATGAAGTTCTCGATGACGGGACATCGGGGCAAGCGGGGGGCGGCGGCGCGTAGCACCGCTGGTTCTGCGCGCTCCGGCGTCTCCCGCCGTCGCAACAACAGAGACGGAAAGGGACATTATGAACAGCGTCTTCCCATGGCGACGGCTGCTGCGTTTCGGCGCGGTTGGCTTCGCCGCCTTAGTGCTTTTCGCATGCTCGACGCCGGCACCACCGCCGGGCGGTGGCGGCCAGGGCTCGTCGGCGACGGTGCTCTTGGACGGTTTGAGTTCGCCGAAGGGCCTCGACAGCTTCTTCGGCCAGCCGATCGTCGCTCAGGGGGCATTCGGGCCTCCCGGCCCGGTCCTCTCCCACAGCCGATCTCTTTGGCACCAGCCGAAAACGATCGAGCTGAGCGACCCGATCGGCCTGATCGATGTTGCTGCTGCTAACGACGGGTCGCTCTGGGGGCTGGGTAGCGACGCGCAGGACGGTTCTCCCCGCATGCTCTACCGCAAGGGGGCGTTCGACCGCACGTTCCTGCCGGTGGCCGACATCACCGCCTACCAGCAGGGTGACCCGGATCCTTCCGACCTCGAAGATGATCCCACCGAGTCGAACCCGTACGGAGTAGCTGCGTTGAGCAATGGCGACGCGCTCGTCGCCGATGCCGCCAACAACGATCTGTTGCGGATCACCCGCAGCGGTCAGATCAGCACGGTGGCTCGATTCGACACCGAGGAGATCTCAACCGATCACCTGGGTGATCCCAGCCTCCCGCCTGCGCTGCCGACCGAGGCGGTGCCGACGTCGATCGCCGTCGTGGGGCGGTGGGCCTTCGTCGGCGAGCTCAAGGGCTTCCCGTTCCGACCCGGTAGTTCGAGGGTGTGGAAGATCGACATCCGCTCCAACGGTGCGGTGTGTTCGGCCAACCCCGCCAACGCCACCAGCGGATGCTCCTCGGCGATGACGGGCTTTACCGCCATTCAGGACCTGGACATCAACCCGTGGACCGGTGAGACGTACGTGTATCAACTCGCCGCCGGGGGCGTCGGGGCCTTTGAGGAAGGTTTCGATACCGGCAACTTCCCACCCGCTGTGCTGGAGAAGGTGTCGCGCGGCGGCGTCCGCACCGAGCTGGTCCCAGGGCAGCTGAGCCAGCCGGGCGGCGTCGACGTCGGCCCCTTTGGCACGGTCCACGTGACCGACGGGGTCTTCGGCAACGGACGGTTGTTGCGTATCAGCGGCTGACGGTCGCAGGCCAACGCAGCCACGCGGTCTGGCATCAGGGGGCGCTCCAAGTGGGAGCGCCCCCGAGCGCCGGATCGCTCGAACGTTAGAGTCGGCGGGTGCGCGTCGACCCGGCAGCCCACGAGCGCCGCTGGTGGGCGCTCGGGGTGCTCACCCTTCCCGTGCTGATCATCTCGATGGACTCGACGATCCTGGGGTTCGCCGTTCCTCAGCTCAGCGAGGCGCTGCAGCCGTCGAGTTCTCAGCTGCTGTGGATCGTCGACATCTATTCATTCGTCCTCGCAGGGCTCCTGATCACGATGGGTTCGCTGGGGGATCGCATCGGCCGGCGACGTCTCCTCGTCGCCGGCGCCGTTGCGTTCAGCGCCGCGTCGCTGTTGGCGGCGTTCGCCACCGACGCCAACATGCTGATCGGTGCCCGCGCTCTGCTCGGTGTGGCGGGGGCGACGCTGATGCCATCGACGTTGTCGTTGCTGCGCAACGTCTTCATCGATCCGCGCGAGCGGCAGACGGCGATCGCGCTGTGGGCAACCGCCTTTGCGGCGGGCACGGCCCTCGGCCCGATCGTCGGAGGGTTTCTCCTTGAGCACTACTGGTGGGGTTCGGTGTTCACCGTCGGGATTCCGGTGACCGCCCTCCTGGCGGTGTTGGCGCCTCGGCTCGTTCCCGAATCGAAGGACCCCAACCCAGGGGCATTCGATTTGGTGAGCGCCGGTCTGTCGATGGTGGCGATGCTTCCCACCGTCTTTGCGGTCAAGCTGGTCGCCGAGCGTGGTTGGTCGGCCAGTGCGATGGTCGCGTTGACGATCGGCATCACCGCCGGGGTCGTGTTCGTCCGGCGTCAGCGTCGTCTCGTCGATCCGATGATCGACGTCTCGCTCTTCGCCGTGCCGAAGTTCCGCATGGCGGTGACCGGCAACCTCGTCGCGTGTTTCGGCTTCGCCGGCACGATGTTCTTCGTCACCCAGCACCTTCAGCTCGTCGTCGGCATGTCTCCGCTCCGGGCCGGCGTTCAGTTGTTGCCGGCGGTCGCCGCCACCATCGTCTTCATGCTTCTGGCCCCGGTCGCTGCCCGCCGGTGGGGTCCCTTTGCCGTCATCGCCGCCGGGCTCGGGTGCGGCGCCGTCGGGTTTGTGTTGCTGGCACAGGTGGGTGCCGACGGGTCGACGGCGATCGTCACCGCAGCGGTCATCGTGCTCAACGCCGGTCTCGGTGCGGCGATGACCGTCGCCGTCGACGGCATCATGGCCGCCATCCCCGCCGAGCGTGCCGGTGCCGGTGCGTCCGTGTCGGAGACCGCCAACGAGCTCGGCATCGCCCTCGGCACGGCCGTGCTCGGCAGCATCATGATTGCGGTGTATCGCGCCAACCTGGGCTCGCCGACAGGCATCGGCCCCAACGATCTCGCCGATGCCCGCGAGACACTCGGGGCTGCGGTCTCAGCGTCGGAACGTTTGGGCGATCCAGCCGGCCCGGCGCTGCTGGAGGCGGCACGCGGAGCGTTTGTCGACGGGGTTCGTACCGCATCCCTGGTCGCCGTCGTCGCATTGGCCGTGGTCGCTGCGTGGGCGCTTCGCTCTCGTCTGGCCGATAGCCCGAAGGACGCAACCGCCCCCAGCGTCCCAACAGCAGCCCAACGCTGACCGTGCCGTTTGCGCCTCGGCAGGCCGATCGGAGTGCCGGGGCGGAGGGCCCGCTCGGTACAGTCGAGCGGTGACCGCACCGGCCTCATCCCACGACGACGACCTGCGGGCGCAGCTGCTCGACGCCACCGACCTCCTTCGGCGGGTCGCCGGGTCGAAGGACCTGCTGGCCTCACTGTCGGTTGAGGAACGCACTGCGCTGTTGAACGCCGCGGGTGATGTGTTCTGTGGCGATGCCGACGAACGCCGCTTGCGGGTCAAGGCTCGGCGCAAGGCCCAGCGGGCCGAGAAGCTCCGCCGCGACGACGACGTGCTCGCCGGCACCGGTATCCGCACCCTGCGGGCCAAGCCGGTGTTCACGACGCCCAACGTATTCCCACCTGTTGGCTTCGAGCAGGCCGACGTGGCTGATGCCCGCTTCCGCGAGACCGTCGAGCCTCAGCACTGTTATGTGTGTAAGGCCAAGTACTCCCGCGTTCACCACTTCTACGACCAGCTGTGCCCCGACTGCGCCGCCTTCAACTACGCCAAGCGCAGCGAGACCGCCGACCTGTCGGGCACGGTGGCGCTGCTCACCGGGGGTCGGGTCAAGATCGGCTACCAGGCGGGCATCAAGCTGTTGCGCTGCGGCGCCGAGCTGATCGTCGCCACCCGCTTCCCCCGCGATGCCGCGGCCCGCTACGCCGCCGAGGCGGACTTCGCCGAGTGGGGCGACAACCTGGAGATCATCGGCCTGGACCTGCGGCACACGCCCAGCGTCGAGGCGTTCTGCTCCCACGTGCTCCAGACCAGGGACCGGCTCGATTTCATCGTCAACAACGCGTGTCAGACCGTCCGCCGACCCTCGGACTTCTACAGCCACATGATGGAGGGGGAGACCGCCGCACTCGAGTCGTTGTCGCCGGACGTGCTGGCGCTGGTCGGGGCCTACGAGGGGCTTCGCCGCTACGAGATGCTGCCGGCCGACCCGACCGGCGCAGCGTTGGCGACGGCCGAACCCGAAGGTGCTTCCTCAGCGGTAGCGGGACTGACGCAGGCCGCCGAGCTGTCGCAGGTGCCGCTGTTGCCCGACGAGCACCGCACCGGCGACGACACCCGGGAGGCGTTGTTTCCCGAGGGTCGTCTCGATCAGGACCTTCAGCAGGTCGACCTGCGGGATCGCAACTCGTGGCGCCTCCTGCTCCACGAGGTGTCGTCGGTCGAGTTGCTCGAGACCCAGCTGGTCAACGCGATCGCGCCGTTCGTGATCAACGCCCGGCTTCGGCCGCTGCTGGAGGCCGCCCCGGGCGCGCACCAGCACGTCGTCAACGTC includes these proteins:
- a CDS encoding SHOCT domain-containing protein, whose amino-acid sequence is MFAYDYPLLSVFWTVLWIYLIFAWFMLLFSVIADIFRNHEMRGFSKAIWLVVVILIPFLGVLIYVLAHGDEMSQRKLAEAQAQDAAMRSYVQDAAGTPSHADEIAKLAALRDQGAITDAEFAAGKAKILA
- a CDS encoding ScyD/ScyE family protein, which translates into the protein MNSVFPWRRLLRFGAVGFAALVLFACSTPAPPPGGGGQGSSATVLLDGLSSPKGLDSFFGQPIVAQGAFGPPGPVLSHSRSLWHQPKTIELSDPIGLIDVAAANDGSLWGLGSDAQDGSPRMLYRKGAFDRTFLPVADITAYQQGDPDPSDLEDDPTESNPYGVAALSNGDALVADAANNDLLRITRSGQISTVARFDTEEISTDHLGDPSLPPALPTEAVPTSIAVVGRWAFVGELKGFPFRPGSSRVWKIDIRSNGAVCSANPANATSGCSSAMTGFTAIQDLDINPWTGETYVYQLAAGGVGAFEEGFDTGNFPPAVLEKVSRGGVRTELVPGQLSQPGGVDVGPFGTVHVTDGVFGNGRLLRISG
- a CDS encoding DUF4239 domain-containing protein: MTPFQTNLLYLFVAGLVAGGLGYGIRRFFPGIEKADAAPWAATLSYVSTAFGVVVGFSILFLFGQFAAARSAVGDEATSIGTAFEEAKLFPAASEGIQGALICYGRSVSEFDWPSMRNDGVGAPQVDQTFSDLVASLGQGDTATTGALNSAAATNMASQVGSISTARETRLVAAETSVPTMLWLLLFVGAAFVVALIFMVTHSAAPLTQSLLLGASAIFTAVLILLVVSLSRPYSGGGGAVTPRLIEETTTFMEASAPQLAAQPCPAPTAD
- a CDS encoding MFS transporter codes for the protein MDSTILGFAVPQLSEALQPSSSQLLWIVDIYSFVLAGLLITMGSLGDRIGRRRLLVAGAVAFSAASLLAAFATDANMLIGARALLGVAGATLMPSTLSLLRNVFIDPRERQTAIALWATAFAAGTALGPIVGGFLLEHYWWGSVFTVGIPVTALLAVLAPRLVPESKDPNPGAFDLVSAGLSMVAMLPTVFAVKLVAERGWSASAMVALTIGITAGVVFVRRQRRLVDPMIDVSLFAVPKFRMAVTGNLVACFGFAGTMFFVTQHLQLVVGMSPLRAGVQLLPAVAATIVFMLLAPVAARRWGPFAVIAAGLGCGAVGFVLLAQVGADGSTAIVTAAVIVLNAGLGAAMTVAVDGIMAAIPAERAGAGASVSETANELGIALGTAVLGSIMIAVYRANLGSPTGIGPNDLADARETLGAAVSASERLGDPAGPALLEAARGAFVDGVRTASLVAVVALAVVAAWALRSRLADSPKDATAPSVPTAAQR
- a CDS encoding SulP family inorganic anion transporter produces the protein MSEGRRPAPGAAMRRWRWWASARPADRAELQTDVVAGLPVAIGGVPDGMAASVLAGVNPVHGLYASLVAPIAGGLTSSTRLMVVTTTSAAALAAGSALAPVDPAERTEALFLLTALAGGIMVAAGILKLGRYTRFVSHSVMTGFLTGVAVNILFSQLNYLTGVPSQGGVAIRRALHVITHPGLFDWPTLATGLCAIVILLALRRGPVASYASMVALAVPTIALQLLGTAGVVRVGDVGEIPAGLPLPHIPPLSAFSLNVVAGAFAVAAIVLVQGAGVSESAPNPDGTPADPNRDFIAQGAGNLAAGFYRGQPTGGSVGQTALNRSAGAVGRWAAVAAGVWMLVILALFSSLVKVVPMTTLAAVLIVAAYGALRWGRVVTVWQAGPSSQIALVATFVATLWLPIAAAVGIGVVLSLLLQLNTELMDLRVVRLVPLEDGHFEEVKVPPRLEGRGVVLLDVYGSLLYAGSRTIEQHLPDPSGVDTPAVVLRLRGRSTAGSTAMVVIAGYADRVAAAGGHLFLSGVSGPVLETLERSGRIDLKEKVTVFEADAIVGHSSEVAYRAAETWLEDHPSGGTS
- a CDS encoding VOC family protein, with amino-acid sequence MSRVQLALNVSNLDQAVEFYSKLFNTDVNKRRPGYANFAITDPPLKLVLIEGDDGGTLNHLGVEVETAEEVLAAEGRLTNDGLETTGVDDTTCCYALKTETWVGDPDGAPWEVYVKTGDAEQMANTVIAKDAGAPCCAPQ
- a CDS encoding winged helix-turn-helix transcriptional regulator yields the protein MSAAGRIREDAPATCCSSVTEVPLGDAEATSLARTYAALSDPVRLRLLSLIASAGEMCSCDLVEPLAKSQPTVSHHTRILAEAGLIDGDKRGRWVYWRVSPKRSNFVSQVLGG
- a CDS encoding YrhK family protein, coding for MGSDLLSASPQPTGWGLPQVPDDWTVVDTKRAGPFVVGAHVRRADGRLVEWRARAHRKRLGLGLGRSDGAGPDQVRPGPTASCWWMAGLFAGGSVCFALGSLPPFFDGVAPSVVAATFFGGSLLFTSASAIQYDESRAAPGGIGPASKRRPILRRLLGVSPSSLGWWSAAVQLVGTLLFNLSTFAAMQSGLDTQQDRRLIWAPDLFGSLCFLVASGLAFVEVNAGLMPRPDGSTGWRIAALNMVGSIAFGVSAVAARYLPTSGQSANIALVNASTFVGALCFLGGSMLLPVEAAKGAPAMASAG
- the arsB gene encoding ACR3 family arsenite efflux transporter, with the translated sequence MGGVRQNRRRRTDGQHRHRQGRRRAVLRPAVSDTLVADPTSTDPTRLSTLNRYLPVWIGLAMVAGLGLGRALPDLNDWLDTITIGTVSVPIAVGLLAMMYPVLAKVRYRRIGEQLGDHRTLGLSLVMNWVIGPALMFTLAWVFLGDLPELRTGLIIVGLARCIAMVLIWNDLACGNSELGAVLVAINSAFQIVMYSVLGWFYLTVLPGWLGLDTQALDVGLWEIARSVLIFLGIPLLAGFLTRMLGEKRKGTEWYEQRFLPRIGPIALYGLLFTIVILFALQGEQITDRPFDVARVAVPLLIYFAVMWFASFFSGYRLGLPYDRNASVAFTAAGNNFELAIAVAISVFGVTSGQALAGTIGPLIEVPVLVALVYVALWAKRRYYPDPRSDQATADASQPPTSTDRRR